The Athene noctua unplaced genomic scaffold, bAthNoc1.hap1.1 HAP1_HAP1_scaffold_484, whole genome shotgun sequence DNA window gtcctgtttgtggattttcccactcgaaagcaaacaattttctgttttccttctccaaggcatacaaaagaaagcatcttttaaatccagcactgtaaaccactggtaagtctcctttaaagctgttaacagcgtgcaaggatttgctgctacaggatatatacccttaactatgtgattcactgctctgaagtcttgcactaacctatattcacccgacggttttctgactggtagaatgagagttttatcctcagattcacactcctccaagagtttatatttcaaaaattatcaatcagtttctttcttatatctggtaccgattgttctataaaaatccaagccaattatatctgagctgcctcagtttctactttcaaatcagtatttattctttctggcagcttcttttagtcttcccagaaacgctgagggagattcattcttatcttgtctcacctcatacaatttagaccagttcagaaacctaggcatggcgtgtttaactccatgtaaaacccatttctgataccgactcagtctttctctgtgctccacattatttggatccccactgcggatccccagacagaaagttctgctctaatattccacctgctgtcccactcaatacagtcacttctgcctgtgctttgccagcctccaataccatctgtttttttctgtatcatctaacacattagctaaaatcacctgtaaatcactccagtccgggttctgtgttctgatgatagtatctgccactctgcctgttctctccggatcctctctgtacactcctgctgcctgcttccaagccatcgaatccgtcactgaaaaggcactttcacatacaccggcccatcgttgccagctccctgccgcaggggagctattgtttgtacctgctgccgagttctttcgagatgcaggggtatgaattacaacctcagacggcccttcatccacatcctctagtccgctactctcaggttcctctacctgttctctatattctcgcccccgatgccgttctccctgtggaggggatatatctaattctggccctccatccttttcagtagaagcaattctttccttcaaacaatcttttcaagttcacatgttgaacaacactttttcacctttttatcgtcaaaagttatagccattactaaattatccctactaatcagcttacattctttctgccaatccttcctttgtcttaaataggaaaaaaaaaaaatcaacatacggcacttcatttcccttctcttctacaaaacagcattaactgcagaatggtattataatgcagtgtcccattcacgagccattttccctgatcacccagagtatacagaggccaccagcgattacaatattcaatcatctgacttttcctcaaatcatcatgtacctctccccagtgtgctaacaaacatcctaacggagaagttttcagaactttgtcatttgcagccagattacacatccttttgcttttaaacaaatgagtcagcgtagatgccatggttcagttactttgttaacacaatatacaatcgatcactcgctcaagcctatcgcttcgtccttctccggctgcaccccgcgcgggataacagaaccgcggatccgaaccccacacccgcttcgtgctcagttgcacgtctcacgctcacacctttctacagttactacgacaaacaaaggtatataacacaatacgacacaattcttaattaccgtacaatattcaattgacgaaacaaccagtaccacaactgagtgcataaaaacttttaacttccaattaaatgcactccttctgagaactctacagcatatagggtctcttgtttccaaatccagctgtccaaccctgcaatagctttcgcttgtgtcttacgggcagaggcctcggcttccaatacacgaggatcctctagcccaaccctgcgcagctttcgccgcgtctgacaggcaggcttgtacagtgggactctaacccgctcctactggtgggactctaacccacttatcccagtacaaaagagaagtgtcttaccaaaatccaggggacgtcgcgaagagccgcatggatcggggatcgatgggtgtccccgagaaatcctcggtgccggctggaaccgatcaggtccccgactcctccggtctctcagcgaggtcccatctggggtgccagaaactgtccccgaaatccgggatgaagataacttaccgactccaatgtgatgcagataagcagacacttgtttattgacggccgggtgcgcgggtgcgtgctctcaccaacaacgcacaccagtcacaagaattagacagtttctatattattcattcatacatattcattaagtattcatacctaaacacaagaattcctggaaatcattatcatacttccctcctacttccgattctgcgcactgaagcttagaaatgtctagaaatgagtctggggtgtgatttgggtcggtggcccatgagtcggtggtcgcgatctccccctgccggaattacccattacccagtttcactgttccttggcagagatctgtaaactgtgacagttcattctccccagttctcattactctcaggttgtggtacttctgaggcattatccaatgtattctaggtaataaattacttctgtgtctagacatctccaacaacttcaaacagaattattttcaattctaaatctaattccctaagcagtatctaggtgtacctagtaaatgattactgaccaattcttcggccttggtacagggctatacagaggaattcacagtagcattggtttctggttagatgtgcaaaatgcaagatgtaaacatgtaaccctactaaaatatttctgtattcatactggaatcaaacattattaattgtaataattctgattggtgtcaaatcagtgacagggggccaaggagggcaacggcatcctggcttgtgtcagcactggcgtggccagcagggccagggaagggatctgagccctgggctcggcactggggaggccgcccctcgattcctgggttcagttttgggcccctcaccccaaaaaggccattgaatgactcgagcgtggccagagaagggcaacggagctggggcagggtctggagcacaggtctgctggggagcggctgggggaactgggggggttcagtctggagcagaggaggctgaggggagacctcctggccctctgcaactccctgccaggagggggcagagaggggggatgagtctctggagccaaggccccagcgccaggccccgagggaatggcctcaagctgcccagggcagggtcaggctggctctgaggaaggatttctgtgcagaaggggctgttgggcgttggaatgggctgcccagggcaggggggagtccccgggatccctggaggggttgaagagtcgggctgagccagcgctgagggatctgggggagttgggaacggtcgagcaccctggccgagatgctgtgcgtagtgatgttcactgaggtgtacttcgtgctcggcgccatgtttgcccagtggctctgggtatgtgacggctgcaccgcgctgtggtggggagtgggatggggtgggtggggtgaggggctgtgggggtgatgtggcctgggagctgctcccgtctcacccagctcttggtgtcctgcagagttcaaggcagaaggcaaagcatgggacagctgacgccaagatggagaagagcaaacaaccgacactgcagaaatggtgagtgctgggggaggccccagatcctgccccagaccctcagcccgtgccctgcccgcgctgggcagccctgcccgtcccgccggaggggccgcggtgcagcaggttcacctccctctctcctcccctgcagtgccagcgtgacgttgccgagcacagagcgcctctgcccgctactgtggtcaccatcgctgagctccctcccgatgagcagctccagttctgcggacaccgtctgctccttcccggagccctgccccggtgccacggcagatctggcggcacaagagcgctcaggacccgcccagacccccaaggatgatcaggcgctggtggagaatctgggaccagccctgggccaggaccccccactggagaggtcagcagggagcagtcaagggcaggtctctggggatgagggcgaagtggcacacagacccaggcatgtggagccagaccctgatacccccgtgaccatgggcagcaccatctgggcggcgccgggcgggagcagcccagcggagcccagtccccagcagcgggtgcccacgggcaggatgcgtgcctgggtgggccccggggctgtgcaaggggggctgtgccctgcgggagtcccgtgcccagctctgcaggcgtgtcagcgcctggtggaaacgggaccggcagtgctgctgcaggtgctcccgcaagcccctgaggcaaaattatccctgactgcagcgggcagcctggagagagcagttgggggtgtagggctggggaagtccctgcaatgaccccacctaaaaaataaaataaaatatctttcctccatccctggtgccgtggttcttccacacagcccttgatgcgcgccctcccccgtccctttgccaaacctcccctttgggtcccttgctgacccccccgcctctgccgggtctcccccaggtcctggctccgagctcccccgggcttggtcacctctgtccggccccgcgtccgtaggcaccgcgacgggggacttttgctcggcccagagctgctcctgccagagcaggcagggactgtgcctgcctgcaccctgctcctgcctcctgccccctccagagcccgggggcttcggggcacccactgcaggaacagggggaccgcacacgtcgggtctttgcctcttttcacctggaacaagcttctcactctcaagcagatatgcttcattagcagcgctggggtcgccctggggattctccacccgaggattagtcagggacgtcggtttactcacacacagatcagatattcattacatttcctacaggaaagtttgccacagggacagagaggccctcgAGGAGGCGCTCACTTCACTGTCCCTGAGAGAAGCcgggagctgtcactgtcaccatcaggtgtctcccagctgagcctgtgtgaggaggaggagggagaagcctgagcccagcactcccgagcggcctgagactctccttcctgccccgaaggaggcgtcaggctgtgtcagtgccacgggggccctgggtcaccccggcggggtgtctgtgcggctgcagggacacctgcggggcaggctgggcaggagctcggcccagctcaccacacaggctctgcaggagggaaattccgcagcttttggcccatttcagccagggcagcggcagagctcggcggcggcggcggccgtgaggggaaggcgcgagcgcggggctcgggccgagctgcgggggagcgacggccgcggggccccgtgtcctctgcgccgccgggccgggccgcgccgcctcctttgccccccgctgccggtgccactcgtggctccgggaccagagccaagggctggaggccggcgccggtcccgagactgcgcgtccctcggcggggcggtcagagccgcccccgtggccactgcccttctagaaggggctgaagggcccctgacacggactggagagagaaaaggagcagcagaggagagcgccggcccaccccggcccagcccctcatcgccgctgatgccgatggccttcccccagggcacgcggtttcactttggttgctcactcttattagggccgagggaagctggggctggcttggggagggccagggcatccctgggggggtggcagcttcccagcaccaggcccctcccacagagcccaccggtggccccagcacccctctctgtcctcagcccctggcctggcccttctctcccggggctggaaggtgcccggcccctcgctgtgcccctcgtgctgctgggctggccttgccccgtgtccccatgacccccccatcacccggagcaccccagagccggcagggccggcaggatcacccaggcggtcgggagaagacagggagagggtgctgggtccgggctgccccacagcagccccacgctccagccgggatctccccccacagccggaggaggcgccacgaaggagaagggtgggaaagcgGCGTCGGCGGGGACGCGGCTTCTGCGAGGGAGCTCCCCCACGGGACGGGAGACGTGGGTCGAGATGGGAACGtcggtgctgccaccagctcggagctcctcaggagccagccctcctcctcccacagcagcgacctggaggagctggccacgtccctcatggagtccctgggcgggacccgagtctgccgcgacctcctgggaaaactgaaggaggcTCGGGATCGCGGCGCTCCAAGCGCTTCCCAAGACATCCGCAAGGAATACGCCACCTGCCTGGAGTGCCGGCGGTGCCTcaccggcagctgcccgcaccgcagcgagcccctgccagagcgggacctgcccacgctggccgccatcctccacagcgtggacctgctggtgcacagggaggagctccagctggagctgggcatgggctttgagctggtcctggctggggaaaccgTCTACGTCTGGCAGAGAACCCATCGGGTCCCCGAAATCCCCCCGGAGCGATGCTGGGAGGGTGCCGTGTGCCACACCGGGcacgggagaggtggggggaggtggcCATCCTGCGGGGCGGGCAGAGGGCCAGGGCTGATGTCAGCCAGGGAAGCCCAGGAGAGCCCCGATGCCGCTGCTCGCACCGCCAAAGCCCCTTCGCTCAGAGACCCCTTTGGATCCCAGGGCCCCCCTCCCTACTCTGGGGGCCCCTGCTGGAGGACAAACGGAGCCCTGGGGTCCCTGCTCACCTCCCCTCTCTTGTAGGGTGGCAAGAGGAAGGTGAACCACAGCCGGGGGAACGGGGTGTGCCCAGGGAACGGGCCCCGGGGTGAGGCAGCGTGagaagaggctgtgctggagaaatgaagggaaggaggaaagtgctcacctggagaagcagccagtcatgggctcccctctccccactaacACGAGACTGCGGTGGAGAACTCAGAAgtgaaagacaatttttattGACTGATTCAACCAGTAGTATCCTAAAACATCTCCGAGCTGTCAGTTCTCCAGTGAGGGTCTTGCACACCTGAAGCTGGGGAaggtggcttttcagcagctgaatgttgcagagagctgagaaaagagcccttccctgctccacccGGCAGGACAGACCCCGGCCGCGAtacacagaaatccaaacaacATGAAAGGGAGAATGAAGAAGGCCCCAGGGAGCTCTCGCTGTGCCAGAGTCCCCGGCTCCCTGTGAgtcccccccagggctgtccagccaccaccacctctggGTCGGTGACCCCGGGCAGAGGTTGGAGCTGCTGGACACTTCCctgcctctgccggagccctggggagggacaggcaggctctgccccgggtacagccccagggctccctgcagggcCTCTGCGGCttcggggcagcgctgccgggagtcccccgggctggggggtcagtgacctccagagccaggagcagagcagcgcccgtgctggcggggggggacaggcatgggggctgctctgtgccccggccccccaccgcTGGGGCTGGTGTGGCCCCAGTTCCTCCATCCCAGGTCCCTGCTTCAGCCTTGGTGCCAACTGTCCCTCCAAGGAGCCTCTGGGGAGCGctcccgtggtgcagccccttccccttcccctgcagctccaaGACCCCAGCAGGGCACCAGTCATGGCCCCCAGAGGAAAAAGGCTccgagccccccagcctggctgccccgcAGTAGCCACCaggcacctctgccagccccggcgAGGGACGCACAGCCTCGGGATTGACTCCATCCTCCAGCCCCATTTCTCTAGGACTAAAGCCACAAATGGGACCCACAGAGGAGGAATGTAAaagaggagccccagcagcagcaggagggagatctcccccagagctgctgagaggctgcggggaggagaAGGCCTTGGGACGGGGGAAGGTtgtgccacggggctggggacatggggcaggctCCCAAGCTTcatgctcccagcagcttcttgaCCATGTAGCCTGGCATGCTGTAGAGGAAGAGCGCGACCATGACGATGAGCAACAGGGCCAGCACCATTTTGATGATGAGCCACTTGTAGCGCGTGCAGATGAGGTATTTGATGGACTTGAGTGGGTTCAGGAACCAGATGAAGGACGTGTCCGggcggctgcaggggaagcaaacACCCATCGTTAATGCTGTAGCCACAGAGGAGGGCGGGATGGTGGGCAGTGGACATGGTGGGCAAAGGGACGTGCAGGATCCCTTCCCGGGGTAAGTCTGCAGAGTGGAGGAGCGCAACCAGGAGAATCAGGAGGGTGGGCCAGGGAAGATGGCATGCTGTGCCAGATGGAGCAATGCGGGTTTGTGAGGGTTCCACTTGAAGCTGGAAGCTGGTGGTGAggactggaggggagcaggaggtggtgggaggcccAGGCAAGGGGATGGAGCCAAGaagcgaggcagaggaggaacagagtaaggaaaaaaaagagttggctcTGCTCGTGACCCTCGTTCCCCCAGCATGACCCCTCCGCACCtctccatgcctgcctcccccccacccctggggagcacccccagcatctcccagagctcaggtgcctgctggggactggggtttCCCACTTACTTGGGTTTCTCCAGTGGGTCGGGCTCGTTGCGAGCCAGCCCGGCgggggatttctctgcctcctctgctgtcagaaggtgcagttcagcctcaactttcccctgcaggaagcagagttgTGCTGGGAACTAGGCAAtgctccccacctcagcccccccagccacggtgacagaggggacctgagagaagagaggcaagtgccggggagcagagggtgtCTGCACAGAGTGCAGTCCCCAGGATGCAaaatccctcccttttccccatccttacGGTGACCTCCAGCTCATCGTTCTCATCTCTGGCCACGAACGGCCACCAGCCCTTCACCCGCTTCTGCTTGAAGATGGAGAccatgggcagctctgcctcgttCGTCACCATCTCCAGGCTGCACTGTTTCGACGTCTTGGCTCCTCGGGGGAAGCGGTTCAGGTCCAGCTCGATGGCCcctggcaggagaaaggggagcaCAGATGTTGGCATCCCCAAAATGCTGAGTCCTTGGCTGCAGGTGGGCTGGGTCagtatctcctgccctgaagAGCAACTTTGAACTAGGTCTGGGAACAGCGAAGCTGAGATctttgctgcaggaggagcctttgtgcagcagagacaagggctcTCATCCTACCTGCTCTTACCAGTAGCATCTAAAGGGGGGTTGCAGGATGTTGTGGgcttgaggagcagagctgcccttccaGGTCCTGTTCCTATACAGGCTTTATCTCATCCCACACTGCTCCCTACTTGGCCAGCCATGGCTGTCCCGTCACCCCAACTCAACGGGCCCTCCACTCACCGAGGAAATCATCGGCCGAGTGTGgcagttagggtctggcgctcggaagatatcgcgttgtacgggaagataaaacgtaggcagacggatgtgacgccatggacccagggtataaaaagcggtgttacgcaataataaacgccatttgccatccatcacattgatgtctgtgtgcagatggaccgagcggcctggggttggccgccgtgttgtttttccctgagccaggtcgttaagcatcattaggcaacaaatggtgccgaAACCCGGGAAGCGGGAAGCGGCTAGCTAGGGAAGACGTCTGGAAttccactgctgtagggaggacgctcccaggaccaacaaggagtagagaatataaattctcaggaccaacaaggagggggaacatcCTTGTGAAGGTCGCCTTGTGAAGGTCGGATTGCAGTTCCCAAGGACCCGCGAGGAAGACGGAAGCTCTCGTGAAGGTCGTATCACagttacataagcagtggggaattgagtgcaagtcGATTTTACTCGCGCTGGCGCGAGGCTTTTACAGCCCTTgggttgtgggaaagactttaagttgtgggggagggttaaactagcccttaagaaagctatgcagaagcagaaaactgggaaggcggcaaaaaactgtttattggccacCCCTAGATTAGGGGTTGGTGctcagactactaacctcccaagcgatactgattatattgagccaaaggattcgcaggagggtggtacactccctcaatcctcggaccccgatccgcttacggaaggggaagggcgaaaacaagtaaaatctctCCAGGGCGGTTTgatagaggaggcaagaaaatccttctggggctgtttggtagaggaggcaaggaacgccgcagagatatcagaatcaatacaaacctgggaccgaccaccgccctatgtgccccagaatggcgccgaaaaaagagggggagggcaagataaaaatggtcccgaagaaaagaatgaggaagtgccagcaaccacgagcaaggctagaggggaggggtgtaCGGGTGAGGACTATAGAGCCAGTTAtgaggctagaggggaggagtgtacgggtgaggagcacagagccggagagaataaaaggaaaggtgggggaagtgttcggggaggggtggagagcgcaggcgaggggcggagagcatgtacgggtgaggagtacagagccggagagaataaaaagaaagctgggggaagtgtttggggaggagtggagagcccgggcgaggggcggagagccaatctaagcggccacccggagagacaccttgat harbors:
- the LOC141955722 gene encoding otoferlin-like translates to MVTNEAELPMVSIFKQKRVKGWWPFVARDENDELEVTGKVEAELHLLTAEEAEKSPAGLARNEPDPLEKPNRPDTSFIWFLNPLKSIKYLICTRYKWLIIKMVLALLLIVMVALFLYSMPGYMVKKLLGA